In Nocardia sp. NBC_00403, one DNA window encodes the following:
- the rsmG gene encoding 16S rRNA (guanine(527)-N(7))-methyltransferase RsmG — protein sequence MFHVERDLGGATALPAELEAPAIAATVFGDRLDLARRYCAALATAGVERGLIGPREVPRLWDRHILNCAVLGELIAEGATVVDIGSGAGLPGIPLAIARPDLRITLVEPLLRRTIFLSEFIEAAGLDITVVRGRAEQSGVMKEAGGADVVTSRAVAPLAKLAQWSLPLLRDHGRMLALKGVSAAEELERDGAALASAGAGNATVLECGAGIVSTPTLVISAERLPRAERSPRRAARQARKAT from the coding sequence ATGTTTCACGTGGAACGAGATCTCGGTGGAGCCACTGCACTGCCGGCTGAGCTGGAAGCGCCCGCGATCGCCGCGACGGTGTTCGGTGACCGTCTCGATCTCGCGCGCCGCTACTGTGCGGCGCTGGCCACTGCCGGAGTGGAGCGTGGCTTGATCGGTCCTCGAGAGGTACCGCGGCTCTGGGATCGGCACATCCTGAACTGTGCGGTGCTCGGCGAGTTGATCGCCGAGGGCGCGACGGTGGTTGACATCGGCAGCGGTGCGGGCCTGCCGGGAATCCCGTTGGCCATCGCGCGACCGGACCTCCGGATCACCTTGGTGGAGCCGCTGCTGCGCCGGACCATCTTCCTCAGTGAGTTCATCGAGGCGGCCGGACTCGACATCACGGTCGTGCGCGGCCGGGCCGAACAATCGGGCGTGATGAAAGAAGCGGGCGGCGCGGATGTGGTCACCTCCCGCGCAGTCGCACCCCTGGCGAAGCTGGCACAGTGGTCGCTCCCCCTGCTCCGCGATCACGGACGGATGCTGGCGCTCAAGGGAGTCAGCGCCGCCGAGGAACTCGAGCGCGACGGAGCGGCCTTGGCAAGCGCGGGCGCAGGCAACGCGACTGTCCTCGAATGCGGAGCAGGAATCGTCTCTACGCCCACCTTGGTGATCAGCGCCGAGCGCCTCCCTCGGGCCGAGCGATCGCCGCGCCGCGCCGCCCGGCAGGCTCGGAAGGCGACTTAG
- a CDS encoding Jag family protein has protein sequence MVDTTTGRESETGAEPGDVASDAEEALIEEGEIAGDYLEQLLDVLDFDGDIDLDVEGDRAIVSIDGGRDLSKLVGRNGEVLDALQELTRLAVQQTTGVRSRLMLDVAGWRAKRRAELSALGTAAAQRVLESGEPEPLAPMTPFERKIVHDAVAAVDGVSSESEGVEPNRHVVVVPS, from the coding sequence ATGGTGGACACCACGACGGGTCGTGAATCAGAGACCGGGGCGGAGCCCGGTGATGTCGCGAGCGACGCCGAGGAAGCTCTGATCGAAGAGGGCGAGATCGCCGGCGACTACCTCGAGCAGTTGCTCGACGTGCTCGACTTCGATGGTGATATCGACCTCGACGTCGAGGGTGACCGCGCGATCGTCAGCATCGATGGTGGCCGCGATCTGTCGAAGCTCGTCGGCCGCAACGGCGAGGTGCTGGATGCGCTTCAGGAGCTGACTCGGCTGGCCGTGCAGCAGACGACCGGTGTGCGCAGCAGGCTGATGCTCGATGTAGCCGGGTGGCGAGCCAAGCGTCGCGCCGAGTTGAGCGCGCTGGGGACCGCCGCCGCGCAACGCGTGCTCGAGTCAGGTGAGCCGGAGCCATTGGCTCCGATGACCCCGTTCGAGAGGAAGATCGTGCACGACGCGGTGGCTGCGGTCGATGGCGTCAGCAGCGAGAGCGAAGGCGTCGAGCCGAATCGGCACGTGGTCGTCGTACCTTCCTGA
- the yidC gene encoding membrane protein insertase YidC yields the protein MLDFIYYPVSWILWFWHRVFGFAFGADNGLTWALAVVFLVFTLRVLLYKPFVKQVRTTKQMQELQPQIKELQKKYKNDRQKMAVEMQKLQKDHGFNPVMGCLPILAQVPVFLGLFHVLRSFNRTGTGIGQLGMSTYDNAHTPNYVFSAIDVQSFLAARIFGAPISAYITSPMSQLEAFADYGGVPSKLSIALVSIPLMVIAGLATHFNARASVQRQTPEAAANPQAAMMNKLALWVFPLGVLVGGPFLPIAILLYWVSNNIWTYGQQHLVFGRMAKEEEEKKQAKLELRAQNAPKPGAKPVSTKKKQTAVDAAESTDDESADAPPSTNGTAKPATGKASGQRRPGGQRRPGTRGRANQKRRR from the coding sequence GTGCTCGACTTCATTTATTACCCGGTGTCCTGGATCCTCTGGTTCTGGCATCGGGTCTTCGGGTTCGCGTTCGGCGCGGACAACGGACTCACCTGGGCCCTTGCCGTGGTGTTCCTGGTGTTCACGCTGCGAGTGCTGCTCTATAAGCCATTCGTCAAGCAGGTCCGCACGACCAAGCAGATGCAGGAGCTCCAGCCGCAGATCAAGGAGCTGCAGAAGAAGTACAAAAACGACCGCCAGAAGATGGCGGTGGAGATGCAGAAGCTCCAGAAGGACCACGGCTTCAACCCGGTGATGGGCTGCCTGCCGATCCTGGCGCAGGTGCCGGTGTTCCTCGGCCTGTTCCATGTGCTGCGGTCCTTCAACCGCACCGGTACCGGCATCGGACAGCTCGGTATGTCGACCTACGACAACGCGCACACGCCGAACTATGTCTTCAGCGCCATCGACGTCCAGTCGTTCCTGGCGGCGCGTATCTTCGGTGCCCCCATTTCGGCCTACATCACCAGCCCGATGAGTCAGCTCGAGGCGTTCGCCGACTACGGCGGCGTGCCATCGAAGCTGAGCATCGCGCTCGTCTCGATTCCGTTGATGGTCATCGCCGGTCTGGCAACCCACTTCAACGCGCGGGCCTCGGTACAGCGCCAGACTCCCGAGGCGGCCGCCAACCCGCAAGCCGCGATGATGAACAAGCTTGCGCTGTGGGTGTTCCCGCTCGGCGTGCTCGTCGGTGGTCCGTTCCTGCCGATCGCCATCCTGCTTTACTGGGTGTCCAACAACATCTGGACCTACGGGCAGCAGCACCTCGTCTTCGGCCGGATGGCCAAGGAAGAAGAAGAGAAGAAGCAGGCGAAGCTGGAGCTGCGTGCGCAGAACGCGCCGAAGCCTGGTGCCAAGCCGGTCAGTACCAAGAAGAAGCAGACCGCGGTCGACGCCGCAGAATCGACTGACGACGAGTCGGCCGACGCTCCCCCGTCGACGAACGGCACCGCGAAGCCTGCGACAGGCAAGGCATCCGGACAACGCCGGCCCGGTGGCCAGCGGCGGCCGGGAACCCGAGGCCGTGCGAACCAGAAGCGCCGGCGCTGA
- the yidD gene encoding membrane protein insertion efficiency factor YidD, whose translation MKTTLVRLPANALIFVIELYRTYVSPTRMPVCRFTPTCSEYAVTALRTRGLFVGLLLTVVRLAKCAPWHPGGWDPVPERRKRAGNESDADPATPAPDACKGSPRAVIGDTNDGSA comes from the coding sequence GTGAAGACGACCCTTGTTCGACTGCCTGCCAATGCCCTGATCTTTGTGATCGAGCTGTACCGCACCTACGTCTCCCCCACTCGCATGCCGGTGTGCCGTTTCACCCCGACCTGTAGCGAGTACGCCGTCACCGCACTTCGCACGCGCGGACTGTTCGTCGGCCTCTTATTGACGGTCGTGCGATTGGCCAAATGTGCGCCCTGGCACCCTGGTGGGTGGGACCCCGTTCCGGAGCGCAGAAAACGCGCAGGGAACGAGTCGGACGCCGACCCTGCGACGCCGGCGCCAGATGCTTGTAAAGGATCACCGCGCGCGGTGATCGGCGACACGAACGACGGGAGTGCATAG
- the rnpA gene encoding ribonuclease P protein component, whose protein sequence is MLPEPYRLHHRADFSRTVRRGQRIGRRDLVVHALVHGYDGVVGANGRQDDPATAGSLVRIGGPRFGLIVSKAVGSAVVRHRVARRLRHMCAKVTADLPAETDIVIRALPGAAAADSDELLRQLRGALRKLGITIEPHGAAAGDRS, encoded by the coding sequence GTGCTGCCTGAGCCGTATCGGTTGCATCATCGTGCCGACTTCTCCCGGACGGTGCGCCGCGGCCAGCGAATCGGGAGGCGAGATCTGGTCGTACACGCGCTTGTGCACGGGTATGACGGAGTTGTGGGCGCGAATGGACGACAGGACGATCCGGCAACAGCCGGATCGTTGGTTCGCATTGGCGGGCCACGGTTCGGATTGATTGTCAGCAAGGCGGTGGGCTCCGCGGTGGTTCGACACCGGGTGGCCCGCCGCCTGCGTCATATGTGCGCCAAGGTGACCGCCGATCTGCCCGCCGAGACAGACATCGTGATCCGCGCGCTACCCGGCGCGGCGGCGGCCGACTCGGACGAACTGCTTCGCCAGTTACGCGGCGCACTACGCAAGCTGGGCATCACAATAGAGCCACATGGCGCGGCCGCCGGTGATCGGTCGTGA
- the rpmH gene encoding 50S ribosomal protein L34: protein MAKGKRTFQPNNRRRARVHGFRLRMRTRAGRAIVSARRGKGRKTLTA from the coding sequence GTGGCCAAGGGCAAGCGGACGTTCCAGCCGAACAACCGTCGTCGGGCGCGTGTTCACGGCTTCCGTCTCCGGATGCGGACCCGTGCGGGTCGCGCCATCGTTTCCGCGCGTCGCGGCAAGGGCCGCAAAACCCTCACTGCCTGA
- the dnaA gene encoding chromosomal replication initiator protein DnaA, translating to MDEQNVLATVWPEVVAELTTGSPDGAIPPVTRAQQAWLKLVKPLTVAQGFALLSVPSSLAQEAIERDLREPILRSLARRLGPQVEGLGVRIAAPTNQPSERPGNSARHARMTSRPERSRDTGRGPAGYPSADYPGRSDYQAPRYAAQSDFPAASNDYAPQSNDYAPASNDYVPASNDYAPTSDYPGAGYEPEYVPSQEYVPATEYTPNGDYHIDEYPTRGDYPSQGTRREGPGGPTPEVMPAPRRDSGMPPRRDSIPPGQESLFTPEPPPMRGPARAPMREDGRPSEDPAFAAAHESVREPMSREQMSENPRDHDDEPVVNVRNSWPTYFTKTQEAPAQSNSSASLNAKYTFETFVIGASNRFAHAAAVAIAEAPARAYNPLFVWGASGLGKTHLLHAAGHYAQRLFPGMRVKYVSTEEFTNDFINSLRDDRKVAFKRRYRETDILLVDDIQFIEGKEGIQEEFFHTFNTLHNANKQIVVSSDRPPKQLATLEERLRTRFEWGLITDVQPPELETRIAILRKKARMDRLDVPHDVLELIAGRVERNIRELEGALIRVTAFASLNGQPLNLPLAEVVLRDLMPDTAALEINAATIMAVTAEYFNTTLEELTGPGKARPLAQARQIAMYLCRELTDLSLPKIGQAFGRDHTTVMYADKKVRKEMTERRRVYDQVQELTARIKQRSR from the coding sequence ATGGACGAGCAGAACGTGTTGGCCACAGTGTGGCCAGAGGTAGTTGCCGAGCTCACCACCGGCTCACCCGATGGTGCCATCCCACCGGTGACCAGGGCGCAGCAAGCCTGGCTGAAACTCGTCAAGCCGCTGACGGTGGCCCAGGGTTTCGCCTTGCTCTCGGTGCCCTCGTCGCTGGCCCAGGAGGCCATCGAACGCGATCTGCGCGAACCCATCCTGCGCTCGCTGGCCCGGCGCCTCGGCCCCCAGGTGGAAGGACTCGGCGTACGGATCGCGGCACCGACCAACCAGCCTTCGGAGCGGCCGGGCAATTCGGCGCGCCACGCCAGGATGACAAGCAGGCCGGAGCGGAGCCGGGACACCGGTCGCGGGCCCGCCGGGTATCCGTCGGCCGACTATCCCGGCCGCAGTGACTATCAAGCACCGCGCTACGCCGCCCAGAGCGACTTCCCGGCCGCGTCCAATGACTATGCACCGCAGTCGAACGACTATGCGCCCGCGTCCAATGACTACGTCCCTGCGTCCAATGACTACGCGCCGACATCGGACTATCCAGGTGCCGGCTACGAACCGGAGTACGTGCCGTCCCAGGAGTACGTGCCTGCCACGGAGTACACACCCAACGGCGACTACCACATCGACGAGTACCCGACCCGCGGCGATTACCCGAGCCAGGGCACTCGCAGGGAAGGCCCCGGCGGACCGACGCCAGAGGTAATGCCCGCGCCGCGCCGCGACTCCGGGATGCCACCACGGCGCGACTCCATTCCGCCGGGACAAGAGTCACTGTTCACCCCGGAGCCGCCGCCGATGCGCGGCCCGGCCAGGGCGCCGATGCGTGAGGACGGCCGCCCGAGCGAGGATCCCGCGTTCGCCGCAGCACACGAATCGGTCCGTGAGCCGATGTCCCGCGAACAGATGTCCGAGAATCCGCGCGACCACGACGACGAGCCCGTCGTCAACGTGCGCAACTCTTGGCCCACCTACTTCACCAAGACCCAGGAAGCCCCCGCGCAGTCGAACTCCTCGGCCAGTCTCAATGCGAAGTACACCTTCGAGACGTTCGTGATCGGCGCATCCAACCGTTTCGCGCACGCCGCCGCCGTGGCTATCGCCGAGGCTCCTGCCAGGGCTTACAACCCACTGTTCGTGTGGGGCGCTTCAGGTTTGGGCAAGACGCATCTGCTGCACGCGGCCGGCCACTACGCCCAGCGGCTGTTTCCTGGGATGCGGGTGAAGTACGTCTCGACCGAAGAGTTCACCAACGACTTCATCAACAGCCTGCGCGACGATCGCAAGGTCGCCTTCAAACGCCGCTACCGCGAGACCGACATCCTGCTTGTCGACGACATCCAGTTCATCGAGGGTAAGGAAGGTATCCAGGAGGAGTTCTTCCATACCTTCAACACCCTGCACAACGCCAACAAGCAGATCGTCGTCTCCTCGGACCGGCCGCCCAAGCAGCTGGCCACCCTGGAGGAGCGGCTGCGGACGCGGTTCGAGTGGGGCCTCATCACCGACGTGCAGCCGCCGGAGCTGGAGACGCGCATCGCGATCCTGCGCAAGAAGGCACGGATGGACCGGCTGGACGTGCCGCACGATGTGCTGGAGCTCATCGCCGGCCGCGTCGAGCGCAATATCCGTGAGCTGGAAGGCGCGCTGATTCGGGTGACCGCCTTCGCGTCGCTGAACGGTCAGCCGCTGAATCTTCCGCTGGCCGAGGTGGTGCTGCGTGATCTGATGCCCGATACGGCAGCCTTGGAGATCAATGCCGCGACGATCATGGCCGTCACCGCCGAGTACTTCAACACCACGCTCGAGGAGCTGACCGGGCCGGGCAAGGCGCGGCCGCTGGCACAGGCCAGGCAGATCGCGATGTATCTGTGCCGTGAGCTCACCGATCTTTCACTGCCGAAGATCGGTCAGGCCTTCGGGCGCGACCACACCACGGTCATGTACGCCGACAAAAAAGTGCGCAAGGAGATGACCGAGCGCCGCCGGGTCTATGACCAGGTGCAAGAACTAACAGCCCGGATTAAACAGCGTTCGCGCTGA
- the dnaN gene encoding DNA polymerase III subunit beta, translated as MELAGMKFRVAREDFAESVAWVARSLPSRPPVPVLGGVLLVADEGGLTVSGFDYEVSAQMRVAAEVAGPGQVLVSGRLLADITKALSNKPVDVSLDGTRVLIACGSAKFSLPTMPVEDYPQLPEVPQQTGELSVEVFAEAVGQVAVAAGRDDTLPMLTGIRVEIEGPKVVLAATDRFRLAVRHIEWQPARTDIETSVLIPARTLSEAAKTLGPSDAPVQLSLGTGSGSGSDGLLGIVNAGRRTTTRLLDAEFPKFRQLLPKEHTSIATLQVATLTDAIKRVALVAERGAQVRLEFSSEGLLLSAGGDDAGRAEEWLEADFRGESLTIAFNPGYLIDGLSALHADRVTFGFTTPSRPAVLLPAGDEEPKVLESGAFAALESVYTYLLMPVRLPG; from the coding sequence ATGGAGCTTGCAGGCATGAAGTTTCGGGTCGCACGAGAAGACTTCGCCGAATCCGTTGCGTGGGTTGCTCGTAGCCTCCCGTCCCGGCCTCCTGTCCCGGTGCTCGGCGGTGTCCTGCTGGTCGCCGATGAAGGCGGGCTCACCGTCTCCGGCTTCGACTACGAGGTCTCCGCACAGATGCGGGTCGCGGCCGAGGTCGCCGGTCCCGGCCAGGTGCTCGTCTCCGGCCGGTTGCTCGCGGACATCACCAAGGCGCTGTCCAACAAGCCGGTCGACGTCTCGCTCGACGGCACTCGGGTGCTCATTGCGTGCGGCAGCGCGAAGTTCTCGCTGCCGACCATGCCGGTCGAGGATTACCCCCAGCTTCCCGAGGTGCCCCAGCAGACCGGCGAACTGAGTGTCGAGGTCTTCGCCGAGGCGGTCGGCCAGGTCGCTGTCGCCGCAGGCCGCGACGACACCCTGCCGATGCTCACCGGCATCCGGGTGGAGATCGAGGGACCCAAGGTCGTGCTCGCGGCCACCGACCGGTTCCGGCTCGCGGTCCGGCACATCGAATGGCAGCCCGCCCGAACCGATATCGAGACCTCGGTGCTCATCCCGGCACGCACGCTGTCCGAAGCCGCGAAGACACTCGGCCCCTCGGATGCCCCGGTTCAGCTGTCGCTCGGCACGGGTTCCGGATCGGGCTCGGACGGTCTGCTCGGCATCGTGAACGCGGGCCGCAGGACCACAACTCGACTGCTCGATGCCGAGTTCCCCAAGTTCCGTCAGCTGCTGCCGAAGGAACACACCTCGATTGCCACCCTCCAGGTGGCCACGCTGACCGATGCCATCAAGCGCGTCGCCCTTGTCGCCGAGCGCGGTGCTCAGGTGCGTCTGGAGTTCTCCAGCGAGGGCCTGCTGCTGTCCGCGGGCGGCGACGACGCCGGGCGCGCGGAGGAGTGGCTCGAGGCCGATTTCCGTGGCGAATCACTCACCATCGCCTTCAACCCCGGCTACCTCATCGACGGACTGTCCGCGCTGCATGCCGACCGGGTCACCTTCGGATTCACCACTCCGAGCCGCCCTGCGGTGCTGTTGCCCGCCGGCGACGAGGAGCCGAAGGTGCTCGAATCCGGCGCGTTCGCCGCGCTGGAGAGTGTGTACACCTACCTGCTGATGCCGGTTCGGCTGCCGGGCTGA
- the recF gene encoding DNA replication/repair protein RecF (All proteins in this family for which functions are known are DNA-binding proteins that assist the filamentation of RecA onto DNA for the initiation of recombination or recombinational repair.): MFIRALSLRDFRSWEHAELELSPGRTVFLGSNGNGKTNLLEAIGYLATLGSHRVAADAPLIRLGTERARIGATVVNAGRELRIDLELNQGAANRAQINRSPVRRPREILGILQTVLFAPEDLALVRGDPGERRRFMDELCTARLPRLAADRADYDRVLRQRSALLKTAGRQGRSRGSGTAELTTLDVWDGHLASHASVLLAERLRLVHDLYPYLAQSYASIAPESRPAAIGYRSATLPPEFLDPARAPLPGDIEALETIMLQELTAARPKELERGVCLVGPHRDDLDLMLGTAPAKGFASHGESWSFALALRLGAFELLRATAAEPVLLLDDVFAELDRRRRTALAAVAAGAEQVLITAAVPEDVPAELAAVALRVETSGGSDGRISRIVEPVAEALGSPPAEGAGVGDDIENSPDSASATN, encoded by the coding sequence ATGTTCATCAGGGCGCTGTCGCTGCGTGATTTTCGGTCCTGGGAGCACGCGGAACTCGAATTATCCCCAGGCCGAACGGTTTTCCTCGGATCCAACGGCAACGGCAAGACCAACCTGCTCGAGGCGATCGGCTATCTGGCCACACTCGGCTCGCACCGGGTCGCCGCGGACGCGCCGCTGATCCGGCTCGGGACCGAACGCGCCAGAATCGGCGCCACCGTCGTGAACGCGGGCCGGGAGCTCCGCATCGATCTGGAACTGAATCAGGGCGCCGCCAATCGCGCCCAGATCAACCGCTCTCCGGTCCGCCGGCCGCGCGAGATTCTCGGCATTCTCCAGACGGTGCTCTTCGCGCCCGAGGATCTTGCGCTGGTGCGCGGTGATCCCGGCGAGCGCAGACGGTTCATGGACGAGTTGTGCACAGCCAGATTGCCTCGGCTCGCCGCGGACCGCGCCGACTACGACCGCGTGCTGCGGCAGCGTTCGGCGTTGCTGAAAACCGCAGGGCGACAAGGGCGATCGAGGGGATCCGGCACCGCCGAACTGACCACCCTCGACGTCTGGGACGGACACCTTGCGTCGCATGCCTCGGTGCTGCTCGCCGAACGCTTGCGGCTTGTGCACGACCTGTATCCCTATCTCGCACAGTCCTATGCGTCGATCGCGCCCGAATCGCGGCCCGCCGCAATCGGTTACCGCAGTGCCACGCTGCCTCCGGAATTCCTGGATCCAGCCCGGGCACCGCTGCCGGGGGACATCGAGGCATTGGAGACGATCATGCTGCAGGAGCTGACGGCGGCGCGACCGAAGGAATTGGAGCGCGGCGTCTGCCTGGTCGGGCCGCACCGCGACGACCTCGACCTCATGCTCGGCACCGCACCGGCCAAGGGGTTCGCCAGTCACGGCGAATCATGGTCCTTCGCCCTCGCCCTTCGCCTCGGCGCGTTCGAACTGCTACGTGCCACCGCGGCGGAGCCGGTGCTGCTGCTGGACGATGTTTTCGCCGAACTCGACCGCCGCAGGCGCACCGCACTTGCGGCGGTGGCCGCGGGTGCGGAGCAGGTATTGATCACCGCCGCCGTCCCCGAAGACGTGCCTGCGGAACTGGCGGCGGTTGCGCTGCGCGTGGAAACGAGTGGTGGGTCCGACGGCCGGATCTCCCGGATCGTGGAGCCGGTAGCCGAGGCGCTCGGCTCGCCTCCGGCCGAGGGCGCAGGCGTCGGCGACGACATCGAGAACAGCCCGGATAGCGCGTCCGCGACCAACTGA
- a CDS encoding DUF721 family protein: MNDQPEQGASAPQPGVEPELRGIDLARRALEEARAAAKASGKSVGQGRASPRRNLRAGARRRTGWSGARPDERDPQLLGRLTGSIAKNRGWSTKVAEGMVLGRWSGVVGDDIASHATPVTLKDGVLSIAAESTAWATQLRMLQGQILAKINAAVGQGVVTSLRISGPAAPSWRKGERHIKGRGPRDTYG, translated from the coding sequence ATGAACGATCAGCCTGAACAGGGCGCCTCCGCACCGCAGCCCGGTGTGGAGCCGGAGCTGCGTGGGATCGATCTGGCACGGCGGGCCCTCGAGGAAGCCCGGGCGGCCGCCAAAGCCAGCGGCAAGTCGGTGGGGCAGGGACGTGCGTCACCGCGCCGGAATCTGCGGGCCGGCGCCAGGCGGCGAACCGGATGGTCGGGCGCGCGGCCGGACGAGCGTGATCCACAGCTGCTGGGCAGGCTGACCGGGTCGATCGCGAAGAACCGTGGCTGGTCGACGAAGGTCGCGGAGGGCATGGTTCTCGGCCGTTGGTCCGGCGTGGTCGGTGACGATATCGCCTCGCACGCCACGCCGGTGACACTGAAGGACGGCGTCCTCAGCATCGCCGCCGAATCCACCGCATGGGCCACGCAACTGCGCATGCTGCAGGGACAGATCTTGGCGAAGATCAATGCCGCGGTCGGCCAGGGTGTGGTCACCTCGTTGCGCATCTCCGGCCCGGCGGCGCCGAGCTGGCGCAAAGGCGAACGGCATATCAAGGGGCGCGGACCCCGGGATACGTACGGATAG
- the gyrB gene encoding DNA topoisomerase (ATP-hydrolyzing) subunit B: MAANDSNESGSTNATSGKQDYGASSITVLEGLEAVRKRPGMYIGSTGERGLHHLIWEVVDNSVDEAMAGYASKVQVTLLADGGVEVVDDGRGIPVAMHAQGVPTIEVVMTQLHAGGKFDSDSYAVSGGLHGVGISVVNALSSRLEAEIDRDGYHWTQSYKASEPGKLVQGEPSKKTGTTIRFWADSEIFETTTYNFETVARRLQEMAFLNKGLTIILTDERVTDADVTDEVVSETAEAPKHADPNAPAAPVEHKVKTRTYHYPGGLEDFVRHINRTKQAIHNSVVGFTGKGTGHELEVAMQWNSGYSESVHTFANTINTHEGGTHEEGFRAALTTVVNKYAKDKKLIKEKDGSLTGDDIREGLAAIVSVKVSEPQFEGQTKTKLGNTEVKSFVQRTCNEHLAHWFEANPADAKTIVNKAVSSAQARVAARKARELVRRKSATDLGGLPGKLADCRSKDPSKSEIYIVEGDSAGGSAKSGRDSMYQAILPLRGKIINVEKARIDRVLKNNEVQSIITAFGTGIHDEFDIGKLRYHKIVLMADADVDGQHISTLLLTLLFRFMRPLVEHGHVYLAQPPLYKLKWQRSDPEFAYSDRERDGLLEAGLAAGKKINKDDGVQRYKGLGEMNAKELWETTMDPAVRVLRQVTLDDAAAADELFSILMGEDVEARRSFITRNAKDVRFLDV, from the coding sequence GTGGCTGCCAACGACTCCAATGAATCGGGCTCGACCAACGCGACATCGGGCAAGCAGGATTACGGTGCCTCCTCCATTACGGTCCTCGAGGGACTCGAGGCGGTCCGCAAACGGCCGGGCATGTACATCGGCTCCACCGGCGAGCGCGGCCTGCACCACCTGATCTGGGAAGTCGTCGACAACTCCGTCGATGAGGCGATGGCCGGATACGCGAGCAAGGTCCAGGTCACGCTGCTCGCCGACGGCGGCGTCGAGGTCGTCGACGACGGCCGCGGTATTCCGGTGGCCATGCACGCACAGGGTGTGCCGACCATCGAGGTCGTCATGACCCAGCTGCACGCGGGCGGCAAGTTCGACTCCGATTCCTACGCGGTGTCCGGCGGTCTGCACGGTGTCGGTATCTCCGTGGTGAACGCGCTGTCGTCCCGGTTGGAAGCCGAGATCGACCGTGACGGCTACCACTGGACCCAGAGCTACAAGGCCTCCGAGCCGGGCAAGCTGGTCCAGGGCGAACCTTCCAAGAAGACCGGAACCACGATCCGCTTCTGGGCCGATTCCGAGATCTTCGAGACCACCACCTACAACTTCGAGACGGTCGCGCGCCGCCTGCAGGAGATGGCGTTCCTGAACAAGGGCCTCACCATCATCCTCACCGATGAGCGCGTCACCGACGCCGACGTCACCGATGAGGTGGTGAGCGAGACCGCCGAGGCGCCCAAGCACGCCGACCCGAACGCGCCTGCCGCGCCGGTCGAGCACAAGGTGAAGACGCGGACCTACCACTACCCGGGTGGTCTCGAGGATTTCGTCCGACACATCAACAGGACCAAGCAGGCCATCCACAACTCTGTCGTCGGGTTCACCGGCAAGGGCACCGGGCACGAGCTCGAGGTGGCCATGCAGTGGAACTCCGGTTACTCGGAGTCGGTGCACACCTTCGCCAACACCATCAATACCCACGAGGGCGGTACCCACGAAGAGGGCTTCCGCGCAGCGCTCACCACGGTGGTCAACAAGTACGCCAAAGACAAGAAGCTGATCAAGGAGAAGGACGGCAGCCTCACCGGTGACGACATCCGTGAGGGTCTCGCCGCGATTGTCAGCGTGAAGGTCAGCGAGCCGCAGTTCGAGGGCCAGACCAAGACCAAGCTCGGCAACACCGAGGTCAAGTCGTTCGTGCAGCGCACCTGCAACGAGCATCTCGCGCACTGGTTCGAGGCCAACCCGGCCGACGCGAAGACCATCGTGAACAAGGCGGTCTCCTCGGCACAGGCGCGCGTCGCCGCCCGCAAGGCGCGCGAGTTGGTGCGTCGCAAGAGCGCCACCGACCTGGGTGGACTGCCCGGCAAGCTGGCCGACTGCCGGTCCAAGGACCCGAGCAAGTCCGAGATCTACATCGTGGAGGGTGACTCCGCCGGTGGCTCGGCCAAATCCGGCCGCGACTCGATGTACCAGGCGATCCTGCCGTTGCGCGGCAAGATCATCAACGTCGAGAAGGCCCGTATCGACCGGGTACTCAAGAACAACGAAGTCCAGTCGATCATCACCGCCTTCGGCACCGGCATCCACGACGAGTTCGACATCGGCAAGCTGCGCTACCACAAGATCGTGCTGATGGCCGACGCCGACGTCGACGGCCAGCACATCTCGACGCTGCTGCTGACGCTGCTGTTCCGCTTCATGCGTCCCCTGGTCGAGCACGGGCACGTGTATCTCGCGCAGCCGCCGCTGTACAAGCTGAAGTGGCAGCGGTCGGATCCGGAATTCGCCTACTCCGACCGGGAGCGCGACGGGCTGCTCGAGGCGGGTCTCGCCGCGGGCAAGAAGATCAACAAAGACGACGGTGTCCAGCGCTACAAGGGTCTCGGCGAGATGAACGCCAAGGAGCTGTGGGAGACCACCATGGATCCCGCGGTGCGGGTGCTGCGTCAGGTCACCCTGGACGATGCTGCCGCGGCCGACGAGCTGTTCTCCATCCTGATGGGTGAGGACGTCGAGGCGCGTCGCAGCTTCATCACCCGCAATGCCAAGGACGTTCGCTTCCTCGACGTGTAG